The sequence below is a genomic window from Wyeomyia smithii strain HCP4-BCI-WySm-NY-G18 chromosome 1, ASM2978416v1, whole genome shotgun sequence.
AGCCTCAGCCGTGATTGGAAGCATGACCTTCTCGTCTATCTGTCGATGTAAACTAATCGACTCCACATAGCACCACTGGGAAAACCCCAGCTGAACTGCTGTTAGGAAGGAACTTGCGCACTAAATTGCCAACTTTGGGAGATTTGAGCACTGAAGCACCACCGACCGAGCATGGAGATTGCGATCTGCGTGAAAAGGAGAAGGGTAAGGATGCAGAGAATCTTCGTCGTAGAGCAAAACCATCTTATCTCGGTGTTGGAGATGAGGTTCACATGAAGAACGTCCTTTCAGGAAATAAACTTACGTCTACATTCAACGCATCGGTTATGACAGTTACTGCGAAGCACGGCTCTCGTGTAACAGTTCAGAATAACGAAACTGGAAAATCATACGACAGGAATTCCAGTCATCTAAAACGAGTAGCTATTAAGAATGGTGGTATAATGATTAAAGCAGGAATAATTCGTTATTTCAATTCTCtaacaatattgtttgattcACAGAACAGGTAGACGATACCCAAATGGACCCTCAACAGTCTGACGAGCCGAACCCAGCGAGTAGTCCTAACTCCGTCCTCGGCCATGGTGCTGACATGGATGATTCAAGTTTAAATATTGTGGATCAGCCATCCGATGTACCCGTAACCGATGAGGATGAACAGCCGGATCGAGCCAGATCACGACGTGAGATTAGAAAGCCCAAGCGGTTTGAAGATTGCCTTTTTGATTATTGATTCATTTGTCTACATTTAATTAAGAGGAGGATGATAAGATAAGATGTGGTGATGTTGTCTATGGTCGGAGAGTGATATATCTATGTAAGATCTATGGTAGGAGAATGTATAGAAGATGGCTAATGACACGGATGTGTTGGGTCATTTTGTATTCTGGAATACCacactaataataactgtttgtaaagtacgctaccaatatcttataatatctgttttcgtatataaatacgattgcacttctccagaagtgttTGTAAcaatttgcattttgtgaagatgaataaagtgaaaatggaatacaccaaaccCAAGTGCTGTataccctttcctgatcatcggtgctcatcaagcttatgCAAATTTAATGAAAcgttgcaaaattaaaaatatcaaactgtcaagctcattttaatacgtctatcaatttgtgattcgtgtagattatattgtatcaaagtgaaagatgaatttgatctcgaagagcatccacacaattcattcatggaaccatcaacatcaggatgtggaagaaacattcAACCGACGGAGTTGAACCATCTGCATCTGTATACGAATTGGCGAAGATACCATCAATCGTATCATCATATTCTCAAGAGAGCATTCAAAAAGAATACTCCAGAACACAGAAAACTGAGTTATTCCACAAAGGCCTAGCTGGAATCAACGTTTCACCGATATCATTGGCAAAGCACAATCAGGAAAAATATCCTCAAAACAAGTATCTGAACATTACTGACGgtataagaaaaaacattttcgattttgatgctgaagatgccctaaactTATTGAAACATAAAGCGAGAGACTTCGACGAGATGATtttgcagttaaaagaaaaatttactgcGCCCGAATGCTCGAGGGAAGATAAAGTAAGAATACTTTTGGTTCTACCGAAATCTTGGAACCAACGAACGATAACAGAACAGTTTGAAACAACGGAATACATTGTGAAACAGGCTCGGCGCATATCAGAGGTTAGTGGAATATTGGCTATTACTGACGTGAGGCTTGGACATGAACTGCCCCTGGAAGTAAAAAACGAGGTATTGCAGTTTTATGACAGTGACCACGTCAGTAGAGCTATGCCAGGGCAAAGGGACTACGTTTCAGCGAGAAAAGATGGTAAGCGACAGCATGTG
It includes:
- the LOC129716963 gene encoding uncharacterized protein LOC129716963, with product MVVPSCMRQRLLQLAHEGHPGRTKMQQRLRLSYWWPRMDEDIAHKVDGCEGCRLVSHSDRPEPMERRRMPEAPWIDLAIDFLGPLPSGDYLLVIIVYYSRYKEVEILQKITANETADRLEKIFIRLGFPRIITLDNGRQFVSTEFDSYCRNLSTEAPPTEHGDCDLREKEKGKDAENLRRRAKPSYLGVGDEVHMKNVLSGNKLTSTFNASVMTVTAKHGSRVTVQNNETGKSYDRNSSHLKRVAIKNGEQVDDTQMDPQQSDEPNPASSPNSVLGHGADMDDSSLNIVDQPSDVPVTDEDEQPDRARSRREIRKPKRFEDCLFDY